A segment of the Arachis hypogaea cultivar Tifrunner chromosome 5, arahy.Tifrunner.gnm2.J5K5, whole genome shotgun sequence genome:
atttattctagaaagcctaaaatgtgatttttatggttaaatgtgatagaggagattgagacgagaatttcggtaccaattttatagaattcggaccaagattggaccgaacgggccaaaccgggccaattggacccaaagtgggcccttggcccaacataacttaaccaaaaccctagttttcagcactctctctcctcatttgttacacacacaagctgaaattagagagaaagggaggaagaacactctttcaagttctctcccttgcttaatcttcaaaccaccataacttttgatctagagctccgattgccgctccgtttgtggccacgtgttcaccgcggagagctctacaaaacccatacaaccaatcttgaggtaagccacgtgttgctgttcgaaatctcagcccttattttcgagtttcatgggtgaaatgttgagattttgggttctttggtgttataggacccaactctcttgaaggagaaggttaatcttgtctccttggaccttgggtgtggtaagattctcaaccctagtgtattttgttgtttcatgatgtttgggttttgagatgttgtgtatgggtatgatgattgtggcttaggttgtgtatatgtgaatattggagcttgattggtgattttgaaaagcttggaaagagtttggtggtgaaaaatctgttcttggaggtattgaggccttgagagcttgtggataagtggtttggaagtgctccgggtgagcttgggaaaatcggctaaggtatggtttcggtttcccgtatctaatatgtaatgtggtaggaaatacttaggctagaggccctaagataggcattgaatggttgatgttgttgaatgattgagatgtatgatgtggtcatatatgtaatgatgattattgatgccttggtggtatgatgtatgataaatatgcatgttgtgatatatgcttgatgattggttatggttgaattgtgggttggaccatgttaatggtgagtatgatattgattgtgtgcaataatgatttattgggattggtgttgtggaaattggcatgaggaagagtatatgttatgtcaatatgtttgagtttgagccacttaggtgaaatgggttaaaatgatgagatagtgattttgtaaaatgtggtaaagtctcaatgtgtgagttgaggaggcttgatgttgaatttgatatatattgattgatttcaaagaaaagggatgaaattggcatgttttgattggttttgaaaagagttgaaaatggcatgtttgaaaatggcactttgtggtttttttttatgaaaaacatggtttttggcatactttggtggaacatagcttggactacggatctctgttttgtgccaaatctatttagaaatgaaattggatccgggatgtccatgccgttcgaagaacgggtaaaaaacgatttaaaatgagaaagttatgtccgttggaagattggggttcaaattggtaaattctgcagcttttaacttagaaaattttttagcagaatgaccccttgcgcgtgggcgcacttggcgcgtgcgcgccgttcttcccgaaaatgccatacacgcgtacgcgtgatgtgcgcgggcgcgccgatggtgctgcacccaatgcccagccattttccagagagtcatgccagaactgtgtcagtgttgtgcctggggcacgagaacacccacgcgtgcgcgtggttgacgcgtacgcgtcgattggcaaatttttaatccacgcgttagcgtgcgtgacgcttgcgcgtcgatgaagtctttgaggccatccgcgcgtgcgcgtggagtgcgcgtacgcgtggccctgttttcatcccaaagttgatttttgagttttaaaagccaaatctcatacttctaagcctccgatctcaccactcatatcttaaatcattatgatatgcctagctatgagagaaggagctagtggatgtggtaacttgcgagtgaagcaagggaaaatgaataatcaatgaggatcattgaggattaagtgagatgtggaggatggtggtggaagtgcttgttatgccattggccgaagggctgtaattgtttatgaattggctggttctggattgaaccgtgagccggaatagctgtttatgctatgaatattggctggttatggatttaaccgtgagccggaatggctgatatggatgttgatccatggatgagaattcatgcatgtttatgctgaattattgataattgtgatttgcacttccactatctgagatacgagtttccctgggtagtagcagtggctagccaccacgtgctccaggttgagacttgatactctgttgaccctatgtcgtaagtgtggccgggcactgtgaaagacccggatgagctcgcccccgtaaatattcaccagtgagggtgatggatatagatcatgattatgatcaagtttatgacgagtataactcgagttggggatgcatgacagagggacagtccaatggttagcgaccaggacttgtcgggttggctctataaccgacaagatgatatcatcagctactagggacaggcattcatcatatgcatattatgtgaattgtttgagattgcctatttgactgcatattacttgctaattgtctaaatgccttacttgttcctatttgtacatttcttgtttgatataactgtgtttgctacattatatcctgctggtggttgggaggtttgaaggaattggaaagggaagtattagttagactgaagaatctttagtcagatgccctttatggtttagcttgtttataagctttgatattatctggaggaagctctaggattgcctttggctttcctccattattatgtattatatatgtggaagctgttaccatgctggggacctctggttctcacccatgcggattttgtggtttttcagatgcaggacgtgaggtttcccgctgatgcatgctggagacttctatttttgcgaagatcctttgttctcggggctatgttttggtttatatgttttgcttagacacttttatctccattaaataatacaaactgtgatgactccttttatgggagattttggagaataggttttatgtatttgtgtccctttgggtttcctttggggttttccttatttttttatcatatgtatatattgttatgctcgaaccggttatcttcgcagccgatcttgagtcttgatattcctgtttttgacactcctttgtatatatacatAATCACGCgctggttatccttgttcgttacgttatcgatcggagtgttgcgctttcgagttgcggtttttgtttacccctttttctacaaaggctcctagttataatcaatcattcatactactatatgtactaaatttttattttagaggtcgtaataccttgccatctctgaattatgacttaagcataagactctgtatggtagggtgttacaatgctTGTGGTGAAGAACTTTTGACATGGTATCTTGAACATTCTTTAGTAAGAACAGGTATAGTAATACTTGATTCAAAGACAACAAAACatgcttttcaaatttttttactaGTAGAGATAAAAAACAGTTACAATAATCCACAATTTGGCCTGAATAGCAAATGAGAAACTgcaattttcattattattattattattattattattattattattttttttttttttttcagatggtAAGAAAGTAAGGCTTCCGAGACAGAAGTTGCTTAGCAACAGGACAGTGAAGTGCTTAACAAATGTGGAGGTATTTTCACTCCAAGCGGTTGATCTCAAAGAAGTCACAACCTATTTCACAAGATTCTTGAGGAGTCCACATGTTCAAGGAGTTCTAAGGCACATTCTTAACAAATTTCTGATTAATTATTCTTAATGTAAATGAATTTTCCATTTTGCTATGCACTAAGATAAGAAACTGCATTTTTAGTTTATCACAAAAATTTATCTATGATCCTTTTATGTGAGGTATATAATTTGTTAAAGATATATCCATCAACttcaattttaaaatagtttcaaTAATATAGTATATAGAATTCAACAAGGCTTATGAAAAAATTCACACAAAATTCAAAAGACTCTTATATGAAAGAACTTGTTAagaatataactatttatttatcttttcttatcGACTGATTTTAtgacaaaataaaaaagtattcaattttattcttatattcATGTTATAGTCTAATTtggataaacaacttaattaagttcctttgaaaaaatagtttaaacaataaatgaatatattaaaagtaacttataaataaattattttgtatttgaatttttagttttaaaaatttttattttatagaaatgtgataaaaaatagtGGTATTAagaaaagtcatttttttaacttttttataagttcttaaatagcttcttaaaaaattacaatttaattttaaaaattatactaaatattaatactactacttttcataaattaaaaattcaaaaaaattatttttaaaatttttcaaacggCCCATATATAACCGAACAAACAATGCTCATCACTTATCAGCATAAAACAGCATAAAATAATGGAAGGTTCAACTATCACAGCACAATTTCGTCCGGGCGTTGAAGAGTATAAACAATGCACGAAGCtttacattttatatatatacatatacgaACGAAATATATGTTttggaaaaaataatttaagatgGAATCTAACCATCTGAAAGAAACAGTTATTACCGCGTGAGAAATGAAAAAATCCATAAAGTAATTCCGTAAAACAACAATCAAGACCCCATACATATTCATAGTTGACAACTACTTACCAACTTATTCCATTGGTGAAATAGCACTCCTCTTTCGGATAATCCTCTTTCGGATAAAGTATTGGGACTAGTAACTTGTATGAAGTGATAGGACAAGCCCCTAGAGCCTTAGACGCAGTCCCGACCTCCTTTCACTTATCCCCTAGTCACCGCCACTTATCACCGACTTTTGATGCAGAACTTTTCAACGCAATCAACATATGAACTATAatgcaaaaatttgaaaaagcacACATTGGCATTTTTACCCTcgtagaaaaataaacaagaacatgTAAATTGAATGGTAAATCAAAGATCACCttaattctttaaaataaaaacacaaacttGTCCAAGGAACTTAACCACTTGTAAAGAGACTAGACAGACTACATTTTATCATCCCCCAACTCTAAGACCTAACAAAAGAACTCCCAaagaaattatatttaaaaaaaaaaacacattaacAACATTAACCCAAAATCTATCTACACAAGGCAAAAACAAAAATTTACACACAAAAAAGGCACTTGGTTCTGTCAAAATATTAAACCCACTGTAGTAGTTCCCAACAACGTTCTTTTGTCATTCATCCACCTCACGGACTTCTTCATCCAACAGCTTGTAGATACTGAAGTGGTTGACCCTGATTTTCCATTCTCCTTTAATGGGATCGTATGAAATAAATTCAGCACCTTGGTCCTCAGCCTTTCTCTTAAGCATCTCCTTGTATTTCTCGATCTTTGGCCCTTCTGTGTATTGTTGCCCAGTTTTCTTGTCAAAACATTTGATGTTAAGGAGAGTAACCTCAGCGGGCTTATTCAGCCCTTGTCCAACAGGTGGCTTCTTTGCATCATCCATGTAAACAATAACCTCACGGTTGTTGAACTGAATAAGGGACTCAAGGTCAAGCCCTCTTACATCTGTCTCACCCAAGAATCTGATGCTGCCATAACCTTGCCTTCCAACCACAAAGTCCTTGACATGACTGCAGAATCCTGGTTCGGCTCTTTCCTTTGCTGCCAGCTCATGTATTCGAGGCTGTGTGTAGTAATCAGAACGCCGAAGCTTTGGCATTAGTGCCTCAACATCAGTTCCGTGTTCATACACAATCGCAGCCTCACCAGCCCTGTGCCCACTGAGGGTCTTGTATACATCTGCCTTTTGAGGAGAATGGACCTCACTACTCCCATTTGGTACTTGCTTTGTTGTAGGCTGAACATGCTCCTTGACAACCCCATTTTCCACTGCAGTTTCTGAAATCAATCATCGAAATTCAGTGTTTCAATAATACAACCAAAAAGTATTCACAGAAACCAAAAAGCTTCTGTATAACTAAATCAAGTACTACAAAATTCATAAGTACATACTATTGCTAGCTGAGCCGGTCCCATTGACTGGTTGAGTAGACGCTTCTTTAGATACACTTCCTGAACACGGTATTAAGAAACAAACTAATAAGTCTGCTTGTCGTTCATTAATCTCTAGGAATGGAATTTACTTTTTCAAAAAGGGGCATATGGGAAACAATAGGACCACCAACATAATATGGGATGCAAACCCACTACAGTAgcacaattttctttttatatagcTTTTCCCTTTTTGGTGGGGCCCCACCCGCGGGGGGTTATGTTAATAAAGTGGTGCCCAATGTTGATAGTGATATATTTCTATCTTACCAAACACTTCAACACAAATCTTTGGAGGGCATGCCTTGTGTTAGCGCATAATCAAACATAATAACATGGCCCGTactcaagtaaaataaataaaacacaaacAATTTAGAAAACATTACCATTCTCCTTCACCGGGGTATTTCTATCCTTAAAAGGTGATGCTTTCTCAGATGAAGCCCTTCCAGGCCACTGCTCCATGGGACAAATAATCAGTGCCCTTGGGTTTTCTCTAGGAATGAAAAGTGCATCAGCCTTTGGAGTGGTTGGAGTGTCCTCGTCATCACTAAAGAATGGAACCTGCAGGCAAGAAGTGCAGTTATACACCATATTCATCTGCATAAAGGAGCATGTTATTTAGAAACCTAGATTGGTAATAAAAAGAACTACAGTACTCACCTTTGGTCCATCTGTTTTAGACTGATATTTCCGGACAGGAACCCTAACTCGTCTTTGTGATAAGTGTCGAGAAGTCAATAACGATGATATTCTAACAGGCGCAGGTTTGTCTTGTGCCTGAAATGAGATATCATAACATAATCATTCAACCATATTTAAAATGCACATAAAAAATCAAAGTAATTTATGCTCAATTACAAAACCAGCATTAAAGACCAATAGAACCAAAGTTCAAATCAAAGAGATATTCTTACAGGCATGCTAGAGATTCCATATTGAATCGAAGTTGTTCCACCTCGACCAATTGACATCTGAGGCAAAGCAGGAAGTGTTCCAAATGGATTGGTAATTGGTGCTGGTTGTGAAACTACAGAGCTCGGGGTAGAAGACCTGTCAAGTGAACAGATATAAGCAAAGAaccttatatattttaaatacaacaTTCAAACTTgtcaaagaaagaataaaaatgaCAATTCTACTCCAAAAAGACAAGCAAATAAAAAGACAAACACATAAGTGACTTTACTTAGTTAAAAGAGTTGGAACTTACGACAGTCCAAAGTTACTCTGTCCAAATATACCTGGAGTGCCACCGAAGCTACTTGCACCAACTATTTAAGACAGTACAGTAAGAACTCATTAGAAACATTAATCTTTCAATCAGTGCAAGGGGGAAAATAGAATAGGCAATAGATAATATATTTGACTGACTAGGTTGTGTCTGGCCAAAGTTGCCAAAGGCAAATGAACCACCTGACTGAGCAGTCTGTGGTTGTTGGAAAGGCATTGAAATGGATGGCTGCACACATcagtgaaaaaaatatattagaaagtCAAAATGCAGTGAAGTATAGTCTCACTGTTACACACAAATCTGTACTAATCTTTCTGTCGATACCATTTTACCTAGcagtaaaattaatttagtttacACACAATTAGGAAGCAATAGTACCACTAAATACATGTAAGCAAACAATGTGATGAGTATATGCTCAGTTGTTATTGTTGAGATGGGATTTATTAGCAAGGACCAAACTTCTAACCACTGGGTCACGGAGGGTTTAATATCATGTCAAGAATCAACTCTTTCAGTCACAACTAGATAGGTTATTGTTTCAACAGTACAATTGTATTGCATACCATCTTTCATTTACTTAGCCTGCACTCCTCTAATATTTAAACAATACTTGGTAAAGATTTTTACACTTTTAACTGAAAATTTGGTTTCAATAGATCCATGTCAACAACCCTGGCTTTTGTGTGAACAGGACCACATTTTATCTTCCTTGATACAAACGTTGTACTCTATCAAAACTAAGATTAAAAAGTGAAAGCAATACTGCATACCTATAAATACTCACCGCCGTTTGCCCAAAGCCTGTCAGAGTATTAGATGTGAGTGATGAGCTGCTCGAGAAAATGCTTCCAACAAGCCCAGAAGAAGGTGAATTGAACAAACTAGTTTGACCAAAAGATGAAGTCTGCCCAAAGGGAGAGGATGTCTGTCCGAAACCTGAGCTTGGCTGCGGGGCTATAGAACTAAATACTTGGGATGGCTGAGTGTTCCCAAAAATGCTTGAGCCAAATGGTGAAGATGAAGTCTGAGCAGAAGCAGTATTAAACAAGGATGTGGAAGATGTCCCAAAGCTCGGAGAAGAGTTAACTCCAAATGGAGAAGGGGATGAGCAAAAAGGAGAAGGCTGTGATACACCTGTTGTTGAAGAACCAAAAGCTGATGAACTGAAGGCAGGAGCAGGTGAAGTTGTACCAAATCCAGAAAAAGTTGAAGTCTTTTGGGCAAACGGGTTAGAACTAGTTGTCGTGCCAGAAAAAGGGTTGGCAGATGTTTGACCAAAACCTTGTATAGGAGCAAAGGCGTTTGTCTGTGTTGTAGATGATCCGAATGGTGAACTAGTGGATTGAGCAGAGGGAAGTGGTCCACCTGAATTTAAATCGAGTATAGATAATGTCAAGGTTACCGTAATTGGAATGAGCAAATTTATcacattattatttataataaagaaGTACCTTTATCTCCCAATTGATAGTCCTCCCATCTTAGCTCCTCGTGGCTTTTTTCTTTGTAGATAGGCATGGCTGATATCGATTCCAATTTGGCAGTCTGTCCAGAGGTACCACTATCTGCTTCTGTTGTTGGTGTATAGTTAGCTACTCTACTTCCACCCCGTTGACCTCCAAAACCCGGCTGACCAATACCAGCATTTCCAAAGGCTGGTGATGGCGTCTGGGATCCTGCCCGAAGAAATATGTAAGGAGAACATTCAATTCCCATGGCATAAGGTATGTGAAACCCAAAATAAAGTCATTACCATACATAAGTCCCaggtatttaaaaataattgtcaCTAAGTATTCAGTATTATGAAGGCTTTTTTAACTCACCAAATGCAGAACTCTGCCCTCCAAAAGGTGAGCTTGTACTTCCAAATGGGGTGCTGCCAACAAATGCAGAAGAAGACTGGCCGAAAGCTGGAGTAGAGCCAAAACTAAATGCAGGGGTACTTGAAGCTCCAAAAGCTGGAGTACTAGATGCCCCGAAAGCCGGAGTGCTAGAGGCACCAAAAGGGCTAGTTGAGGCCCCAAATGCTCCCCCGCCTCCAAAAACGGAAGTATTGGACCCACCAAATGCACTTCCTGTGTTACCAAAGGATGGGCTGGAAGTTGAACCAAATGCAGGGGTGCTAGTTGTACCAAATGCTAGGGTGCTAGCAGCACCGAATGCAGGGGTGCTAGTAGCACCAAATGCAGGGGTGCTTGAAGCACCAAATGCAGGGGTGCTTGTGGCACCAAACGCAGGGTTGCCCGTTGAACCAAATGCTGGCTGAGACGATGCACTAAAAGGAGTTGAGGAACCAAAAATGCTGCTTCCAAACGCTGGTTGCGACGGCTGGGTGGCAGTGGCACTTCCACCAAATGGACTTGTTTGAGTCGGAGTAGATCCAAAACCTCCAAAAACAGGCTTCTGACCAAAAACAGATGATCCTATATGGCAACAGATAAAAcgaaaagtgaaaaacaaattaagaGAATATACAGAAAACATGCCAAAAGATGCTAATCAATCATTAAGTGCAAAGAAGTCAAGGCAAGAATGTGTAATATAATATGTCACTCAAGAGTGTGTAAACAAAGCTCTAC
Coding sequences within it:
- the LOC112802427 gene encoding nuclear pore complex protein NUP98A isoform X2; amino-acid sequence: MFGSTNPFGQSSSSPFGSPSVFGQNNSSSNPFAPKPFGSSPFGSQTGSSIFGGTSTGVFGAAQPSSPFSSTTTFGASSSPAFGSSAPAFGASSSTPAFGGSSSSFGGSSVFGQKPVFGGFGSTPTQTSPFGGSATATQPSQPAFGSSIFGSSTPFSASSQPAFGSTGNPAFGATSTPAFGASSTPAFGATSTPAFGAASTLAFGTTSTPAFGSTSSPSFGNTGSAFGGSNTSVFGGGGAFGASTSPFGASSTPAFGASSTPAFGASSTPAFSFGSTPAFGQSSSAFVGSTPFGSTSSPFGGQSSAFGSQTPSPAFGNAGIGQPGFGGQRGGSRVANYTPTTEADSGTSGQTAKLESISAMPIYKEKSHEELRWEDYQLGDKGGPLPSAQSTSSPFGSSTTQTNAFAPIQGFGQTSANPFSGTTTSSNPFAQKTSTFSGFGTTSPAPAFSSSAFGSSTTGVSQPSPFCSSPSPFGVNSSPSFGTSSTSLFNTASAQTSSSPFGSSIFGNTQPSQVFSSIAPQPSSGFGQTSSPFGQTSSFGQTSLFNSPSSGLVGSIFSSSSSLTSNTLTGFGQTAPSISMPFQQPQTAQSVGASSFGGTPGIFGQSNFGLSSSTPSSVVSQPAPITNPFGTLPALPQMSIGRGGTTSIQYGISSMPAQDKPAPVRISSLLTSRHLSQRRVRVPVRKYQSKTDGPKVPFFSDDEDTPTTPKADALFIPRENPRALIICPMEQWPGRASSEKASPFKDRNTPVKENGSVSKEASTQPVNGTGSASNKTAVENGVVKEHVQPTTKQVPNGSSEVHSPQKADVYKTLSGHRAGEAAIVYEHGTDVEALMPKLRRSDYYTQPRIHELAAKERAEPGFCSHVKDFVVGRQGYGSIRFLGETDVRGLDLESLIQFNNREVIVYMDDAKKPPVGQGLNKPAEVTLLNIKCFDKKTGQQYTEGPKIEKYKEMLKRKAEDQGAEFISYDPIKGEWKIRVNHFSIYKLLDEEVREVDE
- the LOC112802427 gene encoding nuclear pore complex protein NUP98A isoform X1, encoding MFGSTNPFGQSSSSPFGSPSVFGQNNSSSNPFAPKPFGSSPFGSQTGSSIFGGTSTGVFGAAQPSSPFSSTTTFGASSSPAFGSSAPAFGASSSTPAFGGSSSSFGGSSVFGQKPVFGGFGSTPTQTSPFGGSATATQPSQPAFGSSIFGSSTPFSASSQPAFGSTGNPAFGATSTPAFGASSTPAFGATSTPAFGAASTLAFGTTSTPAFGSTSSPSFGNTGSAFGGSNTSVFGGGGAFGASTSPFGASSTPAFGASSTPAFGASSTPAFSFGSTPAFGQSSSAFVGSTPFGSTSSPFGGQSSAFGSQTPSPAFGNAGIGQPGFGGQRGGSRVANYTPTTEADSGTSGQTAKLESISAMPIYKEKSHEELRWEDYQLGDKGGPLPSAQSTSSPFGSSTTQTNAFAPIQGFGQTSANPFSGTTTSSNPFAQKTSTFSGFGTTSPAPAFSSSAFGSSTTGVSQPSPFCSSPSPFGVNSSPSFGTSSTSLFNTASAQTSSSPFGSSIFGNTQPSQVFSSIAPQPSSGFGQTSSPFGQTSSFGQTSLFNSPSSGLVGSIFSSSSSLTSNTLTGFGQTAPSISMPFQQPQTAQSGGSFAFGNFGQTQPIGASSFGGTPGIFGQSNFGLSSSTPSSVVSQPAPITNPFGTLPALPQMSIGRGGTTSIQYGISSMPAQDKPAPVRISSLLTSRHLSQRRVRVPVRKYQSKTDGPKVPFFSDDEDTPTTPKADALFIPRENPRALIICPMEQWPGRASSEKASPFKDRNTPVKENGSVSKEASTQPVNGTGSASNKTAVENGVVKEHVQPTTKQVPNGSSEVHSPQKADVYKTLSGHRAGEAAIVYEHGTDVEALMPKLRRSDYYTQPRIHELAAKERAEPGFCSHVKDFVVGRQGYGSIRFLGETDVRGLDLESLIQFNNREVIVYMDDAKKPPVGQGLNKPAEVTLLNIKCFDKKTGQQYTEGPKIEKYKEMLKRKAEDQGAEFISYDPIKGEWKIRVNHFSIYKLLDEEVREVDE